One Paraburkholderia agricolaris genomic region harbors:
- a CDS encoding phosphatidylinositol-specific phospholipase C, with protein MHIDIGASALAGWMSNLPDDSALNRLTLPGSHDSCAYTVTDSLARTQGASLAEQLKHGVRVLDIRCRHEGDVFHINHARIPLGLMFDDVVATCAAFLALHPGECIVMSVKDECGSEDCTRSFAQTFESYAELYAANVPWYLGGTIPRLGEVRGSIVLLRRFASEFALGIDLSMWPDNATFELDRPGAAFAIQDEFRVPVEASIDYKYRAIEALLVLTGQRVTERWVVNFCSGTGMGANPRRVACGDGRRRGINDMLVERLVTHDGPCGTLMIDFCEYADWALVRALVARNVSRLSRPT; from the coding sequence ATGCACATTGATATTGGCGCCTCGGCGCTGGCTGGCTGGATGTCGAACCTTCCCGACGATTCCGCATTGAACCGATTAACGTTGCCGGGCAGCCACGATAGCTGTGCCTATACCGTGACGGATTCACTCGCGAGGACGCAGGGTGCGAGTCTGGCGGAGCAGTTGAAGCATGGCGTGCGGGTACTCGATATTCGCTGCCGGCATGAGGGCGATGTATTTCACATCAACCACGCGCGCATTCCGCTTGGCCTGATGTTCGACGATGTCGTCGCCACGTGCGCGGCGTTTCTGGCGCTGCACCCTGGTGAATGCATCGTGATGTCGGTCAAGGACGAATGTGGCAGTGAGGACTGCACGCGCAGCTTCGCGCAGACGTTCGAGTCGTATGCCGAGCTTTACGCCGCAAACGTACCCTGGTATCTGGGCGGCACAATTCCGCGTCTGGGCGAAGTGCGCGGCTCGATCGTGCTGTTGCGAAGATTCGCGAGCGAGTTTGCGTTGGGGATCGATCTGTCGATGTGGCCTGACAATGCCACGTTCGAACTCGACCGGCCGGGCGCAGCCTTTGCCATTCAGGACGAATTCCGCGTACCGGTGGAGGCATCGATTGATTACAAATACCGTGCGATTGAAGCGCTCCTTGTGCTCACGGGGCAGCGCGTGACGGAGCGCTGGGTCGTCAATTTCTGCAGCGGTACCGGAATGGGTGCAAATCCACGCAGGGTGGCCTGTGGGGATGGCCGGCGTCGCGGTATCAATGACATGCTGGTCGAGCGTCTCGTGACCCACGACGGGCCGTGCGGGACGCTAATGATCGATTTTTGCGAGTACGCGGACTGGGCGCTGGTTCGTGCGCTGGTGGCGCGCAATGTGAGCCGGCTTTCGAGGCCGACTTAG
- a CDS encoding porin, with the protein MKKHLAVAMAAAGLAAATTAQAQSSVTLYGVIDNGIVYQNSSTSRGSTTGGHSAVTMSNGAWAGSRFGLKGGEDLGGGTKAIFQLEAGVNSANGQSQFTGGMFTRQGWVGLTNPAYGTLTAGRQYTSYYSLLSPYSPTTYLTGFFGAHPGDIDSLDTTIRANNSLVYTSPKLYGFTVSGSYALGGVAGSTNRGSTWSAAIQYLNGPFGIAAGFQRANNSTLGGGAWGTDSTTNSGGQPGVSAINNGYQTAQGQQRVAVTAGYKFSPAWDVSVSYSNVQYIPGVGSSFRNTATFNTAGAVLHWKPTVSWDFAGGYSYTRATQSNGITSAAQYHQISLTQYYSLSARTGLYLGEAYQHSSGKTIGSNGVKIIDATASIGDGFNGSPSSSGSQVTAGVGILHRF; encoded by the coding sequence ATGAAGAAGCACTTGGCGGTCGCGATGGCGGCTGCAGGCCTTGCAGCGGCCACGACGGCCCAGGCTCAGAGCAGCGTCACGCTCTACGGGGTAATCGATAACGGCATCGTCTATCAGAACAGCAGTACCTCGCGGGGCTCGACGACGGGTGGCCACTCCGCCGTCACGATGTCGAACGGCGCGTGGGCCGGCAGCCGGTTCGGCCTGAAGGGCGGTGAAGATCTCGGCGGCGGGACGAAGGCGATCTTCCAGCTCGAAGCCGGCGTGAACAGTGCAAACGGCCAGTCGCAATTCACGGGTGGGATGTTTACGCGCCAGGGCTGGGTCGGTTTGACGAATCCCGCCTACGGTACGCTCACGGCGGGTCGCCAGTACACGTCGTACTACTCGCTGCTTTCGCCGTATAGCCCGACCACCTATCTGACGGGCTTCTTCGGCGCCCACCCGGGCGATATCGATTCGCTCGACACGACGATCCGCGCGAATAATTCGCTGGTCTATACGTCGCCGAAACTCTACGGCTTCACGGTGAGCGGTTCGTATGCGCTCGGCGGCGTGGCGGGCAGCACCAATCGCGGTTCGACGTGGAGCGCGGCGATCCAGTATCTGAATGGTCCGTTCGGTATCGCGGCCGGTTTCCAGCGCGCCAACAATTCGACGCTCGGCGGCGGCGCATGGGGCACGGACTCGACGACGAATTCGGGCGGTCAGCCTGGTGTTTCAGCCATCAACAATGGCTACCAGACCGCGCAAGGACAGCAACGCGTCGCGGTGACGGCGGGCTACAAGTTCTCGCCGGCGTGGGACGTGTCGGTGTCGTACTCGAACGTTCAGTACATCCCGGGCGTGGGTTCGTCGTTCCGCAACACGGCGACCTTCAATACGGCAGGCGCGGTATTGCACTGGAAGCCGACTGTGAGCTGGGATTTCGCGGGTGGCTATAGCTATACGCGCGCAACGCAGTCGAACGGCATCACAAGCGCGGCGCAATATCATCAGATCTCGCTGACGCAGTACTACAGCCTGTCGGCGCGTACCGGCCTGTATCTGGGCGAGGCGTATCAGCACTCGAGCGGCAAGACGATCGGCTCGAACGGCGTGAAGATCATCGACGCCACGGCCTCGATCGGCGACGGCTTCAATGGCTCTCCGTCGTCGTCGGGTAGCCAGGTCACCGCGGGTGTCGGCATTCTCCACCGGTTCTGA
- a CDS encoding major capsid protein: MKSLNKKLAVVAGGVAVSAGAFAQASGVDVTAVTSSISSVTTSVVAVGGAVLAVSAVVWGFRKVGGFLGR, from the coding sequence ATGAAGAGCCTGAATAAGAAGTTGGCTGTTGTCGCTGGTGGTGTCGCTGTGTCGGCTGGTGCTTTCGCGCAGGCGTCGGGTGTGGACGTGACGGCTGTTACGTCGTCGATCAGCAGCGTGACAACTTCGGTGGTCGCGGTAGGTGGGGCGGTGCTGGCAGTGTCGGCTGTCGTTTGGGGCTTCCGCAAGGTCGGCGGCTTCCTCGGCCGCTAA
- a CDS encoding cellulose synthase, with protein MSKQKLTILQVIQKGGTSKKTGLPWEIHSAQCILEQETEKNGRELLVGTVNLPKELWASQPGDYLAEFGLAQSMDGKLEPRIVSLVPFGAQKAKPSAGVSAA; from the coding sequence ATGTCCAAGCAGAAGCTTACGATTTTGCAAGTTATTCAAAAGGGTGGCACGTCGAAGAAAACGGGGTTGCCGTGGGAGATTCATTCTGCGCAATGCATCCTCGAGCAGGAAACGGAGAAGAACGGCCGGGAGTTGCTCGTGGGCACGGTCAACTTGCCGAAAGAGTTGTGGGCGTCGCAACCAGGCGACTACCTCGCTGAGTTCGGCCTTGCGCAGTCGATGGATGGAAAGCTCGAGCCGCGCATTGTTTCTCTTGTCCCGTTCGGAGCACAGAAGGCCAAACCGTCTGCCGGCGTGAGCGCCGCATAG
- a CDS encoding carbohydrate ABC transporter permease — protein sequence MNSASSSPVFRPTGQHVVLGLLRATALILLLLPCIWMLGAAFTPTLERLDHPLALWPQVPTLQHFESVWASGIGRQLLNSLLVSCGTTLLALMLAFPAAYALVRLRFPARLDLLFLMLVLAVKLMPPITVAVPLFTLAKNLHLLDSEFGLMLAYQVYTLPLSIWMLLSFVREIPIDYEEAACLDGAGLAQRLVYIVLPLCAPGLVATAIFVLITAWNEFLLALLFLSTPSRFTLPLAVAGYVTENGIDWGDLMSVGMIASLPTLAVAGYVQRYLLRGFAGGLK from the coding sequence ATGAATTCCGCTTCTTCATCCCCTGTTTTTCGTCCGACGGGCCAGCATGTGGTGCTTGGGCTGCTGCGCGCCACTGCGCTGATCCTGTTGCTGCTGCCCTGCATCTGGATGCTCGGCGCCGCGTTCACGCCGACCCTCGAACGTCTCGATCATCCGCTCGCGTTATGGCCGCAGGTGCCGACCCTGCAGCACTTCGAATCGGTGTGGGCAAGCGGCATCGGCCGCCAGTTGCTGAACTCGCTGCTCGTGAGTTGCGGCACCACCTTGCTTGCGCTGATGCTTGCGTTTCCGGCCGCGTATGCGCTCGTGCGCTTGCGCTTTCCGGCGCGCCTCGACCTGCTGTTCCTGATGCTGGTCCTGGCGGTCAAACTGATGCCGCCGATCACGGTGGCGGTGCCGCTGTTCACGCTGGCGAAAAATCTGCATCTGCTCGATTCCGAGTTTGGACTGATGCTCGCCTACCAGGTGTACACGCTGCCGCTGTCGATCTGGATGCTGCTTTCGTTCGTGCGTGAAATCCCTATCGACTACGAAGAGGCGGCGTGCCTCGATGGCGCCGGTCTCGCCCAGAGGCTCGTCTATATCGTGCTGCCGCTGTGCGCGCCCGGGCTCGTCGCTACTGCGATCTTCGTGCTGATTACGGCCTGGAACGAATTTCTGCTTGCCTTGCTGTTTCTCTCCACGCCGAGCCGCTTCACGCTGCCGCTCGCGGTGGCCGGATACGTCACGGAGAACGGCATCGATTGGGGCGATCTGATGAGCGTCGGAATGATCGCGTCCCTGCCGACGCTGGCAGTCGCGGGATATGTGCAGCGCTACCTGTTGCGCGGTTTTGCCGGCGGCCTGAAGTAG
- the ugpC gene encoding sn-glycerol-3-phosphate ABC transporter ATP-binding protein UgpC encodes MATLTLRAVCKTRHARQQVLRDIDLDVADGEFVVLVGPSGCGKSTLLRMTAGLESITSGDIRIGSRIVNQVEPQDRNVAMVFQSYALYPHMTVAQNIAFGLRMRGMTPEKVRERVAATAQMLSLDALLERKPHALSGGQRQRVAMGRAIVREPALFLFDEPLSNLDAKLRSQMRAEIRNLHTRLGTTTLYVTHDQVEAMTLAQRIVVLNQGRVEQIGTPEQIYERPQSTFVASFMGSPAMNLLYGRLSDDRRHFDVNDGPRIAIAGARDSGAAIMAGRECVLGIRPEHVMLAAGGEESDQQIRLPVDACEMLGADNLAFGSLGKQSLVVRLPYHRRPTSGELLGVTLLAGQLHFFDAQSGRRIA; translated from the coding sequence GTGGCTACACTCACACTCCGTGCGGTCTGCAAGACGCGGCACGCTCGGCAACAGGTTTTGCGCGACATCGATCTCGACGTGGCGGACGGCGAATTTGTGGTGCTGGTCGGTCCTTCGGGTTGCGGAAAATCGACCCTTTTGAGGATGACAGCCGGGCTCGAAAGCATCACGTCCGGCGACATCAGGATCGGCTCGCGCATAGTTAATCAGGTCGAGCCACAAGACCGCAACGTCGCGATGGTATTTCAAAGTTACGCGCTCTATCCTCACATGACGGTCGCGCAGAACATCGCATTCGGTCTGCGGATGCGCGGCATGACGCCGGAAAAGGTTCGCGAGCGAGTCGCGGCAACGGCACAGATGCTTTCGCTCGACGCCTTGCTCGAGCGCAAGCCGCATGCGTTATCAGGCGGACAACGGCAACGGGTCGCAATGGGGCGCGCGATCGTGCGCGAACCCGCGCTCTTCCTGTTCGATGAACCGCTGTCGAACCTCGACGCCAAATTGCGGAGTCAGATGCGTGCGGAGATCCGCAACCTGCACACACGGCTCGGTACGACCACGCTCTATGTCACGCACGATCAGGTTGAGGCGATGACGCTTGCGCAGCGAATCGTCGTGCTGAATCAGGGAAGGGTTGAGCAGATCGGGACTCCGGAGCAAATCTACGAACGCCCGCAGAGCACTTTCGTTGCCAGTTTTATGGGCTCGCCTGCGATGAATCTGTTGTACGGCCGGCTCTCCGACGACCGGCGGCACTTCGACGTTAACGATGGACCGAGGATTGCCATTGCCGGCGCGCGCGATTCCGGCGCGGCCATCATGGCCGGTCGCGAATGCGTGCTGGGCATTCGCCCAGAGCATGTGATGCTGGCGGCCGGCGGCGAAGAATCCGATCAGCAGATCCGCCTGCCTGTCGATGCGTGCGAGATGCTGGGCGCGGACAATCTCGCGTTCGGCAGTCTGGGCAAGCAGAGTCTGGTGGTGCGCCTGCCGTATCACCGGCGACCCACATCGGGAGAACTGCTCGGCGTAACGCTGCTGGCTGGGCAGCTCCACTTTTTTGATGCGCAGAGCGGTCGACGCATCGCTTGA
- a CDS encoding inositol monophosphatase family protein: protein MHPMLNIAVNAARRAAQIITRASFDLDLLQVSKKQHNDFVTEVDKASEAAIIETLKTAYPDHAILAEESGQSGNESEYQWIIDPLDGTTNFIHGFPYYCVSIALAHKGTVKQAVVYDPTRNDLFTATRGSGAFLNDRRIRVAGRDRLAHGLIGTGFPFRDTADLDSYTRLFAEMTGACAGLRRPGAGALDLANVAAGRLDGFFEQGSSAWDMAAGSLLITEAGGLAGDYTGGADFLRIGEIVAGNPQLYAQMVPMLAGYSRTKHGLC from the coding sequence ATGCATCCTATGCTCAATATCGCCGTCAACGCTGCCCGTCGCGCCGCGCAGATTATCACCCGCGCGTCGTTCGATCTAGATCTGCTCCAGGTCAGTAAGAAACAGCACAACGATTTCGTGACGGAAGTTGATAAGGCATCCGAAGCGGCAATCATCGAGACGCTGAAGACCGCCTACCCCGATCACGCGATTCTCGCCGAAGAATCCGGCCAGTCGGGCAATGAGTCCGAATACCAATGGATCATCGATCCACTCGATGGCACCACGAATTTCATCCACGGCTTTCCGTACTACTGCGTGTCGATCGCACTTGCGCACAAGGGTACGGTTAAGCAGGCCGTGGTCTACGACCCGACCCGCAACGATCTGTTCACGGCCACACGCGGCAGCGGTGCGTTCCTGAACGATCGTCGCATCCGCGTGGCGGGGCGCGACCGCCTCGCCCACGGCCTGATCGGCACCGGTTTCCCGTTCCGCGATACAGCCGACCTCGATTCGTACACACGCCTGTTCGCCGAAATGACCGGGGCTTGTGCCGGTTTGCGCCGTCCGGGCGCAGGTGCGCTCGATCTCGCGAATGTCGCGGCCGGCCGCCTCGACGGCTTCTTCGAACAGGGATCAAGCGCGTGGGATATGGCGGCAGGCAGTCTGCTGATCACGGAAGCCGGTGGCCTGGCTGGCGACTATACCGGCGGCGCCGACTTTCTGCGCATCGGCGAAATCGTCGCGGGCAACCCGCAGTTGTACGCGCAGATGGTGCCTATGCTCGCGGGGTACAGTCGTACGAAGCATGGGTTGTGCTGA
- a CDS encoding LacI family DNA-binding transcriptional regulator: MPKKQTLWVTAADVARRAGVSRSAVSRAFSPTASIAPETRERVMEAARALGYQVNLIAREMIMQRSSMVGVVTAGFENPFRAKLLSQIIAALGRRQLTPLVMNAEDPVQIKQSLDMLLSYRIAGIIMTSASPPLDLARQYLEGEIPVVMINRASNLPGADVAVSDNAAGSAMAAQMLVDAGATRLAFVGPTRTSYNGKSRGTGFSRAVQRIAKENRRLAHPVEVHVTTADTYECGMAAAHALLKQKARPDGVFCSSDLLALGFIDAARQHFAIRVPDELRVVGFDDIPAASYENYQLTTIQQDTSGLANAATEMLVDRMNAFSGASRTHVVPVAGVVRKSCT; encoded by the coding sequence ATGCCGAAGAAACAAACGCTTTGGGTTACCGCCGCCGACGTCGCGCGCCGCGCCGGTGTCTCGCGTTCTGCCGTCTCGCGCGCTTTCTCGCCGACTGCCAGCATCGCGCCCGAGACGCGGGAGCGCGTCATGGAGGCTGCCCGCGCCCTCGGCTATCAGGTCAACCTGATCGCGCGCGAAATGATCATGCAGCGCAGCAGCATGGTCGGCGTCGTCACCGCGGGTTTCGAAAACCCGTTTCGCGCGAAACTGCTGTCGCAGATCATCGCCGCGCTCGGGCGCCGCCAACTCACCCCGCTCGTGATGAACGCGGAAGATCCTGTGCAAATCAAACAATCGCTCGATATGCTGCTGAGCTATCGGATCGCCGGCATCATCATGACCTCCGCGTCTCCTCCACTCGACCTCGCTCGCCAGTACCTCGAGGGCGAGATTCCCGTGGTGATGATCAACCGCGCATCGAATCTGCCCGGCGCGGATGTCGCGGTGAGCGATAACGCGGCGGGTTCCGCGATGGCAGCGCAGATGCTGGTTGATGCCGGAGCCACCCGGCTTGCTTTCGTCGGACCGACCAGGACCAGCTACAACGGAAAGTCGCGCGGCACCGGTTTTTCTCGCGCAGTCCAACGCATTGCAAAGGAAAACCGGCGGCTTGCCCATCCGGTCGAGGTCCACGTCACAACCGCCGATACGTACGAATGCGGCATGGCGGCAGCGCACGCGCTGTTGAAACAGAAAGCGCGTCCGGACGGCGTGTTCTGCTCGTCCGATCTGCTCGCTCTGGGTTTTATCGACGCCGCGCGGCAGCACTTCGCGATCCGCGTGCCCGATGAGCTTCGGGTAGTAGGTTTCGATGATATCCCCGCCGCCAGCTATGAAAATTACCAACTCACCACCATCCAGCAGGACACGTCCGGCCTGGCAAATGCGGCGACCGAGATGCTTGTGGACCGTATGAACGCGTTCTCCGGCGCGTCCCGTACTCACGTAGTGCCGGTAGCGGGCGTGGTGCGAAAAAGCTGCACCTGA